One genomic segment of Hordeum vulgare subsp. vulgare chromosome 2H, MorexV3_pseudomolecules_assembly, whole genome shotgun sequence includes these proteins:
- the LOC123425520 gene encoding probable amino-acid acetyltransferase NAGS2, chloroplastic, translating to MASMVAAARLAGGVSRLSAQGSTARGLPPGSLRLPSPRRRLRSVRCCVVRHPSGGGGGGAADAGEEFVGFFREAWPYIRGHRGSTFVVVISSAVVSGPHLDRILQDISLLHGLGINFVLVPGTHVQIDKLLSERGRKAKYVGQYRVTDSDSLEAAMEAAGRIRLTIEAKLSPGPPMLNLRRHGVIGHWHGLVDNVASGNFLGAKRRGVVHGVDYGFTGEVKKIDVSRIKERLDSDSIVVVSNMGYSSSGEVLNCNTYEVATACALAIEADKLICVVDGQIFDENGRVIHFMSLEEADMLIRKRAKQSDIAANYVKVVDEEDHEPSLNGKGHLNGYSASFQNGLGFNNGNGICSGEQGFAIGGEERLSRSNGYLSELAAAAYVCHGGVQRVHIIDGTVDGSLLLELFTRDGAGTMIARDVYEGTRMATEEDLPGIRKLIYPLEESGVLVRRTDKELLEALYSFYVVERDGSVIACAALFPFPEDKSGEVAAIAVSEECRGRGLGDKLLDYIEKEALSLGLGKLFLLTTRTADWFVRRGFSECSIESIPEQRRKRINLSRGSKYYIKQLQSKHAGVPVNNFAGR from the exons ATGGCCTCTATGGTTGCAGCCGCGCGCCTCGCCGGCGGGGTCTCGCGGCTGTCGGCTCAGGGTTCTACTGCCCGGGGCCTTCCGCCCGGCAGCCTGCGGCTTCCCTCGCCGCGCCGGCGTCTGCGCAGCGTCCGGTGCTGCGTGGTTCGACAtcccagcggcggcggcggcggcggcgccgcggACGCGGGGGAGGAGTTCGTCGGGTTCTTCCGGGAGGCGTGGCCGTACATACGGGGCCATCGTGGGAGCACCTTCGTGGTCGTCATATCCAGCGCGGTTGTGTCGGGGCCACACCTGGACCGCATTTTGCAG GATATTTCACTACTTCATGGTCTTGGCATTAACTTTGTTCTTGTTCCGGGAACACATGTCCAAATTGACAAACTATTGTCAGAAAGAG GAAGGAAGGCTAAGTATGTTGGTCAGTACCGAGTTACCGATTCTGATTCACTAGAAGCTGCAATGGAGGCAGCTGGCAGAATAAGGTTAACAATAGAAGCAAAACTCTCTCCTGGCCCTCCAATGTTAAACCTCCGTAGACATGGTGTTATTGGTCATTGGCATGGTCTTGTGGATAATGTTGCGAGTGGCAATTTCCTTGGTGCTAAG AGAAGAGGGGTAGTTCATGGTGTTGATTACGGATTTACTGGTGAAGTTAAGAAAATAGATGTTTCACGGATAAAAGAAAGGCTTGATAGTGATAGCATTGTTGTTGTGAGCAATATGGGATACTCGAGTTCAGGAGAAGTTCTAAATTGCAA CACTTACGAAGTAGCCACTGCATGTGCCTTAGCCATAGAGGCGGATAAACTTATCTGCGTTGTGGACGGTCAGATATTTGATGAGAATGGACGAGTCATTCATTTCATGTCTCTGGAGGAAGCTGATATGTTGATCAGAAAGCGTGCTAAGCAAAGTGATATTGCTGCAAATTATGTCAAGGTTGTTGATGAGGAGGACCATGAACCATCTTTGAACGGAAAGGGGCATCTTAATGGGTACTCTGCTTCTTTTCAAAACGGTTTGGGTTTTAACAATGGAAATGGTATTTGTTCTGGTGAGCAAGGGTTTGCTATTGGTGGTGAAGAGCGATTAAGCAGGTCAAATGGCTATCTTTCGGAGTTGGCTGCAGctgcttatgtatgccat GGTGGTGTTCAAAGAGTTCATATCATAGATGGTACAGTTGACGGATCACTGCTATTAGAATTGTTTACAAGAGATGGTGCTGGGACAATGATTGCTAG GGATGTTTATGAAGGAACAAGAATGGCGACGGAGGAAGATCTTCCTGGCATAAGAAAACTTATCTACCCACTAGAGGAATCTGGTGTTTTAGTGCGAAGAACAGATAAAGAG cttcttgaagCGTTGTATTCGTTCTATGTTGTTGAAAGAGATGGTTCAGTCATTGCATGTGCTGCTCTCTTTCCATTTCCCGAGGACAAATCTGGTGAAGTTGCTGCGATTGCTGTATCTGAAGAATGCCGAGGAAGAGGTCTGGGGGATAAGTTGCTTG ATTACATTGAGAAGGAGGCATTATCCCTTGGTCTTGGCAAACTGTTCTTGCTTACTACACGGACAGCCGATTG GTTTGTGCGACGTGGCTTCTCAGAGTGTTCGATTGAATCTATTCCTGAGCAAAGAAGAAAACGCATCAACCTGTCACGTGGATCGAAATATTATATAAAGCAGCTCCAGTCAAAGCATGCTGGTGTCCCTGTCAACAATTTTGCTGGCAGATGA